Proteins encoded within one genomic window of Paenarthrobacter sp. JL.01a:
- a CDS encoding helix-turn-helix domain-containing protein, translating into MPIRPQQSSGEQTLRWAERRALVGGRIREIRLEQGLSQEALALESGLSRTMIIGIEWGRKSVAYERLWDIAAVLDCDVTELFVPAQSRPSVTPYRGGSRAMSKSDDR; encoded by the coding sequence GTGCCTATACGTCCGCAGCAGTCTTCCGGGGAGCAAACGCTCCGCTGGGCTGAAAGGCGTGCGCTTGTTGGGGGCCGCATCCGGGAGATTCGCCTTGAGCAGGGCTTGTCACAGGAAGCCCTGGCCTTGGAGTCAGGCCTTAGCCGGACCATGATCATCGGGATCGAGTGGGGTCGGAAGAGTGTTGCTTATGAGCGGTTGTGGGACATCGCCGCGGTCCTGGACTGTGACGTCACTGAATTGTTTGTGCCTGCTCAGAGCCGTCCATCAGTGACTCCGTATCGAGGCGGCAGCAGAGCGATGAGCAAATCAGATGACAGGTAG